Within the Metasolibacillus fluoroglycofenilyticus genome, the region CTGAAAATTTAGCACTAGACATCGTTTATGAGGATGCAGATGTAGTCGTTGTTAACAAGCCAAAAGGGATGGTTGTGCACCCTGCACCGGGGCATATGAGCGGTACACTTGTCAATGGATTAATGCATCATTGCAAAGATTTATCAGGAATTAATGGTGTATTGCGACCTGGTATTGTCCATCGCATCGACAAAGATACATCGGGTTTATTGATGGTGGCTAAAAATGATACGGCGCATGAATCATTAGTAAACCAGCTCGTAGCAAAATCAGTGACACGCAAATATACAGCATTGGTACACGGGCATATCGCGCATGATAAAGGGACAATTGATGCACCAATTGGACGCGATACAAAGGATCGCCAAAAGCAGGCTGTTGTTGATAATGGCAAGCATGCTGTTACCCATTTCCAAGTGATAGAACGGCTAGGGGATTATACTTTAGTGGAATGTCGCTTGGAAACAGGGCGTACGCATCAAATTCGCGTCCATATGCAATATATTGGATTTCCACTAGTAGGTGACCCGAAATATGGACCGAAGAAAACAATTGATTTCAATGGACAAGTGCTACATGCGGGTGTATTAGGCTTTGTCCACCCTGCAACAGGCGAGTATTTAGAATTTTCAGCAGCGCTACCAAAGGATTTTGAACAATTGCTTGCGGAGTTGCGCGAGTAGTTATTGACATCAACTAACGATAGTATTATACTAAGTAACAATAAAAGCGAATATTGCACCTTTAATGGCAGTCCAGAGAGGCTGAGAAGGGAACTTGTGAAGTGTAGGGGATTTTTGTGCGCAAAATTCTTGCTACACGTTATTTCAACATGGAATTTTCAGCCTCTCAAGCAACTGCTTGAGAGGCTTTTTTGCATAATTTAGAAAGGGGATACCGTATGTCAAATATAAATGTTTTGCTTGATAGCGCCTCGATGAATCGCGCCTTAACACGTATCGCGCATGAAATAATTGAGCGCAACAAAGGAATTGAAGAGTGTATTTTAGTAGGGATTAAAACGCGGGGGGCCTATTTAGCGAGGCGGCTAGCAGAGCGCATTGAAACTATCGAAGGGCAACCGATT harbors:
- a CDS encoding RluA family pseudouridine synthase, whose product is MTVVKYTIEAERAGERIDKALAHIQTEWSRTQISNWLTDGVIKVNGAEVKAKYKVREGDIIEVDVPEPEQLEVVAENLALDIVYEDADVVVVNKPKGMVVHPAPGHMSGTLVNGLMHHCKDLSGINGVLRPGIVHRIDKDTSGLLMVAKNDTAHESLVNQLVAKSVTRKYTALVHGHIAHDKGTIDAPIGRDTKDRQKQAVVDNGKHAVTHFQVIERLGDYTLVECRLETGRTHQIRVHMQYIGFPLVGDPKYGPKKTIDFNGQVLHAGVLGFVHPATGEYLEFSAALPKDFEQLLAELRE